Proteins co-encoded in one Rubinisphaera margarita genomic window:
- a CDS encoding outer membrane protein assembly factor BamB family protein codes for MHRGVNALFLCQLALSSTLFLSQSVMAENWPSWRGPTQNGISNETGIPTEFAGENNKNVAWKVALPGPAGATPVVWNDRIFLTSPIEKFETNDDGEKVPSQEPQELVLMCFNTQGKELWRRTVGTGNSVARGDEGNSASPSPITDGKHVWSFMGTGDLACYDFDGREIWKLNLQDRYGKFDIQFGMSSTPVVDGDYLYQALMHGSMSSGETGFSKIICLDKRTGKEVYAVNRESDATHENTHSYASPILYQDDDQKYLIVHGGDYTTAHKLEDGSEIWRVGGMNPEENYNRYLRFVASPSFGDGVVVCPTAKNGPVVCVDANSKGNVTNDPKFELWRADKTTDVPSPLIYDGLAYICRQDGNVFCVEARSGEEVYPLQKTHRQRHRASPVYVDGHIYLTARDGRITVFKAGREFEIVAENQLGEDMSSSPIVSNGVMYLRSFGHLWAIKAGANPEK; via the coding sequence ATGCATCGTGGAGTGAATGCATTGTTTCTTTGTCAACTCGCGTTGAGTTCGACTCTGTTTCTCTCTCAGTCGGTCATGGCGGAAAACTGGCCAAGCTGGAGAGGCCCCACCCAGAACGGGATCTCGAACGAGACCGGAATCCCCACCGAATTCGCCGGGGAGAACAATAAGAACGTGGCCTGGAAGGTGGCGCTTCCCGGACCTGCGGGCGCAACGCCGGTTGTCTGGAACGACCGGATCTTCCTGACTTCGCCGATTGAAAAGTTTGAGACCAACGACGACGGAGAGAAAGTGCCGTCTCAGGAGCCTCAGGAACTGGTCCTGATGTGCTTCAACACCCAGGGCAAGGAATTGTGGCGACGTACGGTCGGCACTGGGAACTCTGTCGCCCGGGGCGATGAAGGCAACTCGGCGTCACCCTCGCCGATCACCGATGGCAAGCACGTCTGGTCGTTCATGGGGACCGGCGATCTGGCCTGCTACGACTTCGACGGCCGAGAAATCTGGAAGTTGAACCTCCAGGATCGCTACGGCAAGTTCGACATTCAGTTCGGGATGTCTTCGACGCCTGTTGTGGACGGGGATTATCTGTATCAGGCCCTGATGCACGGCTCGATGTCCTCCGGAGAGACCGGGTTCTCGAAAATTATCTGCCTCGACAAACGAACCGGTAAAGAAGTCTACGCGGTCAATCGCGAGAGCGACGCCACGCACGAGAACACGCACTCTTACGCTTCACCGATCCTGTATCAGGACGATGACCAGAAATACCTGATCGTTCACGGCGGCGACTACACGACAGCTCACAAGCTGGAAGATGGAAGCGAGATCTGGCGAGTCGGCGGCATGAACCCCGAGGAAAACTACAACCGCTATCTCCGCTTCGTGGCTTCGCCTTCGTTTGGCGACGGCGTCGTCGTCTGTCCGACCGCCAAAAACGGACCGGTTGTCTGTGTCGACGCCAATTCGAAGGGGAATGTCACCAACGATCCGAAGTTCGAACTCTGGCGGGCCGATAAGACGACAGATGTCCCCTCCCCGCTGATTTACGACGGGCTGGCCTATATTTGTCGCCAGGACGGCAACGTGTTCTGCGTCGAAGCTCGTTCGGGAGAAGAGGTCTATCCCCTGCAGAAAACGCACCGCCAGCGACATCGCGCCTCCCCGGTCTACGTCGATGGTCACATCTACCTGACGGCGCGGGATGGCCGGATTACCGTCTTCAAAGCGGGGCGGGAATTTGAAATCGTCGCTGAGAATCAGCTGGGCGAAGATATGTCGTCTTCTCCCATCGTCTCGAACGGGGTAATGTATCTGCGTTCATTTGGGCATCTCTGGGC
- a CDS encoding NAD(P)/FAD-dependent oxidoreductase, with the protein MSRAHRVVIIGGGFGGLACAQALKKVPVEVTLIDRRNFHLFQPLLYQVATGDLSPANIASPLRAILRRQKNCRVVLGEVESIDAREKTVTTAREAFGYDTLVVAAGSTHGYFGHDEWARLAPGLKTVEDATTIRNRILAAFERAAMETDAAIRKSALTFAIIGAGPTGVELAGALSELGHYLLRNDFPGIDPCELKIVLCEAGKEPLGMYPEPLIRKAREALQRLNVRLVTNGMVTEIHPNHLVIQTGKDSYETLVTSNVIWAAGVAASPLGKVLAASTGVEPARAGKIPVQHDLSIAGHPNIYVIGDLAAAQSKDGQPLPALAPVAIQQGQYVARRISRKVYGDPEVTEKPFEYRDRGSMAVIGRYSAVAVVGPKKWQLSGWLAWMAWLFIHLMEITQFRNRLIVLFQWGWTYWTRDRSARLITNREAVEQT; encoded by the coding sequence ATGAGCAGGGCTCATCGCGTCGTCATCATCGGCGGAGGATTTGGCGGTCTTGCTTGCGCACAGGCCCTGAAGAAGGTTCCTGTCGAAGTCACGCTGATTGATCGCCGCAACTTCCATCTGTTTCAGCCATTGCTATATCAGGTGGCCACGGGAGATTTGTCTCCAGCGAACATCGCCTCGCCCCTGCGGGCAATCCTTCGCCGTCAGAAGAACTGCCGGGTCGTTCTGGGCGAAGTGGAGAGTATCGACGCCCGCGAGAAAACCGTTACCACGGCCCGGGAAGCGTTCGGTTACGATACGCTCGTCGTAGCCGCAGGCTCGACTCACGGATACTTCGGGCACGACGAGTGGGCCAGGCTGGCTCCCGGACTGAAGACGGTTGAAGATGCGACCACGATTCGCAATCGGATTCTGGCGGCATTCGAACGAGCCGCCATGGAAACCGACGCGGCGATACGGAAGTCCGCACTGACCTTTGCGATTATCGGAGCCGGGCCGACCGGTGTGGAACTGGCCGGGGCATTGTCTGAGCTCGGTCACTATCTGCTGCGAAACGACTTCCCGGGGATCGATCCGTGCGAATTGAAGATCGTGCTTTGCGAAGCGGGAAAAGAACCGCTGGGAATGTATCCGGAGCCGCTCATCAGGAAGGCTCGTGAGGCGCTGCAACGTCTCAACGTACGACTGGTGACCAATGGAATGGTGACGGAGATTCATCCGAATCATCTGGTCATTCAAACCGGAAAAGACAGCTACGAAACATTGGTGACAAGCAACGTGATCTGGGCAGCGGGCGTGGCCGCTTCGCCTCTCGGGAAAGTGCTGGCCGCCAGCACGGGAGTCGAACCGGCCCGAGCGGGGAAGATTCCCGTCCAGCACGATCTTTCAATTGCGGGGCACCCAAACATCTATGTGATTGGCGACCTGGCGGCTGCCCAGTCGAAAGATGGTCAACCGCTGCCGGCCCTGGCACCGGTGGCTATTCAGCAGGGACAGTACGTGGCCCGGCGGATCAGCCGAAAGGTTTATGGGGATCCTGAGGTCACCGAAAAGCCGTTTGAGTACCGGGATCGGGGAAGTATGGCCGTGATTGGCCGCTATTCCGCGGTCGCGGTAGTCGGACCGAAGAAATGGCAGCTTAGTGGCTGGCTGGCCTGGATGGCCTGGTTGTTCATCCATCTGATGGAGATTACGCAGTTCCGCAATCGGCTGATCGTTCTGTTTCAGTGGGGTTGGACCTATTGGACGCGAGACCGTTCCGCCCGGTTGATCACGAACCGCGAAGCCGTCGAGCAGACCTGA
- a CDS encoding deoxyribonuclease IV: MPLFGSHLSIAGGYYKAADAAAQLDMQTVQIFTKNNNQWRAKPLTDEDAERFKSAVEKAGLKSCCAHNSYLINLGSANVELFEKSRDAMIIELERAEALGLSGVVMHPGSFVEDTEAGGLKRIAKGIDQVHKATKGFRTELWLETTAGQGTCLGHRFEHLREIIDRVKQPELLGVCVDTCHIFAAGYPIGTEEEYRSTFQEFDDVIGLDRIRAFHINDSKKPCGSRVDRHDHIGEGHLGLEPFRHLVNDPRFDELPMYLETKKEKRDGVEMDAVNLKTLQGLIAKKKRSGTRKSS; the protein is encoded by the coding sequence ATGCCCTTATTCGGATCTCACCTCTCAATAGCGGGCGGCTACTACAAAGCCGCCGATGCCGCCGCTCAGCTGGACATGCAGACGGTCCAGATCTTTACCAAGAACAACAACCAGTGGCGGGCCAAACCGCTGACCGATGAAGATGCGGAACGCTTCAAGTCGGCCGTAGAAAAGGCCGGGCTGAAATCGTGCTGCGCCCACAACAGCTACCTGATCAATCTCGGTAGCGCGAACGTGGAGCTCTTCGAAAAGTCCCGCGATGCGATGATCATCGAACTGGAACGAGCCGAAGCTCTGGGGCTGTCAGGCGTGGTGATGCATCCGGGAAGCTTTGTCGAGGACACAGAAGCGGGCGGACTGAAACGCATTGCCAAAGGAATCGATCAGGTTCACAAAGCGACCAAAGGGTTCAGGACCGAACTGTGGCTGGAAACGACGGCGGGGCAGGGAACGTGCCTCGGCCATCGATTTGAGCATCTGCGGGAAATCATCGATCGCGTCAAGCAGCCGGAATTGCTCGGCGTGTGCGTCGACACGTGCCATATCTTCGCCGCCGGCTATCCGATCGGGACCGAGGAGGAATATCGGTCGACGTTTCAGGAATTTGATGACGTGATCGGCCTTGATCGGATCCGGGCCTTTCATATTAATGACAGCAAGAAGCCGTGCGGCAGTAGAGTGGATCGACACGACCACATTGGTGAAGGACATCTCGGCCTGGAACCGTTTCGGCATCTGGTGAATGACCCGCGGTTCGACGAATTGCCGATGTATCTGGAGACGAAGAAAGAAAAGCGGGACGGTGTTGAGATGGACGCCGTGAATCTGAAGACGCTGCAGGGGTTGATCGCGAAGAAGAAACGTTCCGGAACACGAAAGAGCAGCTGA
- a CDS encoding HD-GYP domain-containing protein, with protein MDWSADQLAAARLHLDQCGPDIAADAIALEERKSLVLIPLHSPRGSIRRIAVGFLSEECIRSLPHVVDLLRRQTDLHRSNRHQMRLLEQYSEQASIDFEELSWFRTLVDQLAFRDDTCGLTNSAIQALKRMNQLTGAESLVLVLRTPPTEDEEELQQIYQIGEKPIHATDVTRLLELAGVNAVCETYIDQQVRQLSICPQGHSQGVVIVPAICSRRSFGWLIAISSPRQDDADEYVWELHSSERRFNDRTALVMESAASILATQAHNRRLLQEQQDLLLGTVRSLVNTIDTKDRYTWGHSDRVAQIARAVAKEHGLCNQECEKIYLAGLLHDIGKIGVRDEVLQKPGGLTADEFEEIKQHPVFGFEILKHLSQLKHVLPGVLHHHESWDGQGYPHQLRDYEIPLAARILAVADAYDAMTSDRPYRKGMPAENAERILREGAGSQWDVDIIEAFFRIIDQVHEISSRVSAPLVPASGMDPAERIQMIRERHLDPLLTAILTTTTDTDTKPKTVDNGSVPDELDDTSIFSETQLFSMNSFRSPPQV; from the coding sequence ATGGATTGGTCTGCGGATCAGCTGGCCGCCGCTCGACTTCATCTCGACCAGTGTGGACCCGACATTGCCGCCGACGCCATTGCACTGGAAGAAAGAAAATCGCTTGTCCTGATTCCACTGCACAGCCCGCGCGGATCGATCCGCCGAATTGCGGTGGGGTTTCTGTCAGAAGAGTGCATTCGAAGCCTGCCACACGTTGTCGATCTTCTGAGGAGGCAGACTGATCTTCATCGTTCGAATCGCCACCAGATGCGATTACTCGAGCAGTATTCGGAACAGGCGTCGATCGATTTTGAGGAACTGAGCTGGTTCCGGACACTGGTCGATCAACTGGCCTTTCGCGACGACACGTGTGGCTTGACAAACTCGGCGATTCAGGCGTTGAAGCGAATGAATCAGCTCACTGGAGCCGAGTCGCTTGTTCTCGTTCTAAGGACGCCTCCCACAGAGGACGAAGAAGAATTACAACAGATCTATCAGATTGGCGAGAAGCCGATTCATGCCACGGATGTTACCCGGTTGCTTGAGCTGGCCGGTGTGAACGCCGTTTGTGAAACCTATATCGACCAGCAGGTTCGCCAGTTATCCATTTGCCCTCAGGGGCACTCCCAGGGCGTGGTCATTGTTCCGGCGATTTGTTCGCGACGGAGCTTCGGTTGGCTGATCGCGATCAGTTCGCCGCGTCAGGACGATGCCGATGAGTACGTCTGGGAGCTGCATTCCTCTGAACGGCGTTTCAACGATCGCACCGCTCTGGTTATGGAGTCTGCTGCCAGCATACTGGCCACGCAGGCCCACAACCGACGACTGCTGCAGGAGCAACAGGATCTGCTGCTCGGCACAGTACGTTCGCTGGTGAATACGATCGACACGAAAGATCGCTATACCTGGGGTCACAGTGATCGCGTTGCCCAGATCGCGCGGGCCGTTGCGAAGGAGCATGGTCTCTGCAATCAGGAATGCGAGAAGATCTATCTGGCCGGGTTGCTGCACGACATCGGCAAGATCGGCGTGCGCGACGAAGTGCTGCAGAAGCCCGGCGGACTGACGGCGGACGAGTTTGAAGAGATCAAGCAGCACCCGGTCTTCGGATTCGAGATCCTGAAGCATCTCAGCCAGCTTAAACATGTCCTGCCCGGCGTGCTTCACCACCATGAATCATGGGATGGGCAGGGGTATCCCCATCAACTTCGTGATTATGAGATTCCGCTCGCGGCCCGCATCCTGGCCGTAGCCGACGCCTATGACGCGATGACGAGCGATCGACCGTACCGCAAAGGCATGCCAGCCGAGAACGCCGAACGGATTCTTCGCGAGGGAGCGGGCTCGCAATGGGATGTCGATATCATTGAAGCCTTCTTCCGCATCATCGATCAGGTGCACGAGATCTCAAGTCGAGTCTCCGCCCCCCTGGTCCCCGCCTCGGGCATGGATCCAGCTGAGCGAATCCAGATGATTCGGGAACGCCACCTCGATCCTCTCCTGACCGCCATTCTGACCACCACGACCGACACCGACACCAAACCGAAGACGGTCGACAACGGCTCCGTTCCCGATGAACTCGACGACACGTCGATTTTCAGCGAAACGCAACTGTTCTCCATGAATTCGTTTCGCTCCCCGCCGCAGGTCTGA
- a CDS encoding NUDIX hydrolase produces the protein MSECDRQTGEEWFDIVDPQDNVLRSAPRSVVHGGKHLHRATHIWVFNSTGQLLIHKRTAEKEEEPLRWTSSAAGHVSAGEDYEPAAQRELHEELALDGTLFRMHKIFAGPDVGYEHTVLFGCRTDAKPTPDPREILEYRFMDPAEVARWVEESPSDFTHPFRALIRWYQQSQ, from the coding sequence ATGTCCGAGTGTGACCGCCAAACCGGGGAAGAGTGGTTCGACATTGTCGATCCTCAGGACAACGTTCTGCGAAGTGCGCCGCGGAGCGTCGTTCATGGCGGGAAACATCTGCATCGGGCGACCCATATCTGGGTTTTCAATTCCACGGGGCAACTGCTGATCCATAAGCGGACGGCCGAGAAAGAAGAGGAACCACTGCGTTGGACTTCTTCGGCGGCCGGGCATGTCAGTGCGGGAGAAGATTACGAACCAGCCGCCCAGCGGGAGCTCCACGAAGAACTGGCTCTGGACGGGACGCTGTTCCGGATGCACAAGATCTTTGCCGGACCCGACGTCGGTTACGAGCACACCGTGCTGTTCGGCTGCAGGACCGATGCGAAGCCGACCCCCGACCCACGCGAGATTCTGGAGTATCGCTTCATGGATCCAGCTGAGGTCGCTCGTTGGGTCGAAGAATCTCCGAGTGACTTTACCCACCCGTTTCGGGCCCTGATTCGCTGGTACCAGCAGAGTCAATAG
- a CDS encoding PVC-type heme-binding CxxCH protein, with protein MRLGELISWCLPVVLTVAAQAADPVFQPQIEGPSAEGKQAIDSFRLAPSTAVELVAAEPNVANPVAFAFDEQGRIYVCETFRQKKGVEDNRGHMYWLMDDLKALTVEDRRAYMIKHHPELQEEWTANHDRIRQLTDSDGDGRYETATVFAEGFNDLVAGTGAGVLAFDGSVYYTCIPELWKLADTDNDGVANDYNALYTGFGVRFAFRGHDMHGLALGPDGRIYFSIGDRGYNVETPDGRTLVKPDTGAVFRCERDGSNLEVFAYGLRNPQELAFDDEGRLFTGDNNSDSGDKARWVYVAEGSDSGWRMYYQYLDDRGPWNRERMWYPYQADDETTAVQPAFILPPIANLGDGPSGLTSYYGVGLPERYEGHFFMADFRGQAANSGIRSFANEPDGAGFKLVDSHEYLWQTLVTDVDFGYDGQLYFSDWVNGWDGIQKGRIYRQVMEDKQLTTAGQEVAELFKTGFSDRTPKELAKLLDHADRRVRQRSQIALAEKDARKVLVDVALNGKSEAARRHALWGLWEIARKSGDADVLKPIASVLKGNNAPLIAQALRVIGDSRAHVADDQVVKLLGHKDARVAYTAAIATGKLQLKSGLRPLLKLADARAAEDEVIRHAVAMGLVGIAEADGFSIDSLTTTNAGPAGRLATVVALRRLQSPAIAKFLNDDNAKVVLEAARGIHDELIEEALPALARLSRPKLTDDALMRRVINANYLVGERGNFERLLEIALDAEVDQKLRVQALEAMSNWGTGSELDAVTGQYRPRPAASTEGLAEVVAPSLEKLFAGKPDVQKQAVRLAAELKVASSQPRLREYALNDSADVQLRITALKGLDRIAPTEAELVVAKLLKAGKPELRSAAREIAVARQYPQATELLRSAIEKGSVSEQQSAIGQLQRLSQADAESILSDLLKKVKSGSLPLALHLDVMNAAEAVRGTELEKLLAEVRVEQSTGDLMSEYRVCLEGGDAERGKSIFFGNAAASCRRCHVVNGQGGGVGPDLSAAGKKYDRSYLLESIVNPDAKIAKGFETVLIVTIEGKVISGIIREETDEMVTLVKPLGEIVRIPQDDIEDRAPGKSGMPADLIKQLSKAEVRDLVSYLATLKTEGNVEAHGEGE; from the coding sequence CGAATGTGGCCAATCCGGTTGCGTTCGCGTTCGACGAACAGGGGCGAATTTACGTCTGCGAGACCTTCCGGCAGAAGAAGGGGGTCGAGGACAATCGCGGCCATATGTACTGGCTGATGGACGATCTGAAAGCGCTCACCGTCGAAGATCGTCGGGCGTATATGATCAAGCATCATCCGGAACTGCAGGAAGAATGGACCGCGAATCACGATCGCATTCGCCAGCTGACCGACAGCGACGGCGACGGACGCTATGAAACCGCGACCGTCTTCGCGGAAGGCTTTAACGATCTGGTCGCCGGCACCGGAGCGGGCGTGCTCGCCTTCGATGGTTCGGTCTACTACACCTGCATTCCCGAACTCTGGAAGCTGGCCGATACCGATAACGACGGCGTCGCCAACGATTACAATGCACTCTATACCGGCTTCGGGGTGCGGTTCGCATTTCGCGGACACGACATGCACGGCCTGGCTCTCGGGCCGGACGGGCGGATCTACTTCAGCATCGGCGACCGGGGTTACAACGTCGAAACGCCGGATGGCCGCACGCTCGTGAAGCCCGATACCGGAGCCGTCTTCCGGTGCGAGCGGGATGGTTCCAATCTTGAAGTCTTCGCCTACGGATTGCGGAATCCGCAGGAGCTGGCGTTTGATGACGAAGGCCGGTTGTTTACCGGCGACAATAACTCCGACAGCGGCGACAAGGCGCGCTGGGTCTATGTCGCGGAAGGCTCCGACTCCGGCTGGCGGATGTACTATCAGTATTTGGACGATCGCGGCCCGTGGAATCGCGAGCGGATGTGGTATCCGTATCAGGCCGATGATGAAACGACCGCCGTTCAGCCGGCCTTCATTCTGCCGCCGATCGCGAATCTGGGCGATGGCCCCTCCGGTCTGACCTCTTATTACGGCGTCGGTTTGCCTGAGCGGTATGAAGGGCACTTCTTCATGGCCGACTTCCGGGGTCAGGCGGCGAACAGCGGGATCCGTTCGTTCGCCAACGAGCCGGACGGAGCCGGTTTCAAGCTCGTCGATTCCCATGAATACCTGTGGCAGACGCTCGTGACCGATGTCGACTTCGGTTACGACGGTCAGCTCTACTTCTCCGACTGGGTGAACGGCTGGGACGGCATTCAGAAGGGTCGCATCTACCGGCAGGTGATGGAAGACAAACAGCTGACGACAGCCGGTCAGGAAGTGGCGGAACTGTTCAAGACAGGATTCTCGGATCGCACGCCGAAAGAGCTCGCCAAATTGCTCGATCATGCCGATCGCCGCGTGCGGCAGCGAAGTCAGATCGCGCTCGCCGAGAAAGATGCCCGGAAGGTGCTGGTTGATGTCGCGTTGAACGGCAAATCCGAAGCGGCTCGTCGACATGCCCTGTGGGGGCTGTGGGAAATTGCCCGCAAGTCGGGTGATGCCGACGTTCTGAAGCCGATCGCTTCCGTTCTGAAGGGCAACAACGCCCCGCTGATCGCCCAGGCTCTGCGAGTGATCGGCGACAGCCGGGCTCATGTGGCGGATGATCAGGTCGTGAAGCTGCTGGGACACAAGGATGCCCGCGTGGCCTATACCGCTGCCATCGCGACCGGCAAGCTCCAACTGAAGAGCGGACTGCGGCCGTTGCTCAAACTGGCCGATGCTCGCGCTGCCGAAGACGAAGTCATTCGTCACGCCGTGGCGATGGGGCTGGTGGGCATCGCGGAGGCCGACGGATTCTCAATCGATTCGCTCACCACGACGAACGCGGGACCGGCTGGCCGCCTCGCGACTGTGGTCGCTTTGCGTCGGCTGCAGTCTCCGGCGATCGCGAAGTTTCTGAATGACGACAACGCGAAGGTCGTGCTCGAAGCGGCTCGCGGTATTCACGATGAGCTGATCGAAGAGGCTTTGCCGGCTCTCGCCAGGTTGTCGCGACCGAAGCTGACCGATGATGCTCTGATGCGGCGTGTCATTAACGCCAACTATCTGGTCGGCGAGCGGGGCAACTTCGAGAGGCTGCTCGAGATCGCTCTCGACGCCGAGGTTGATCAGAAGCTGCGGGTGCAGGCTCTGGAAGCGATGAGCAACTGGGGAACCGGCAGTGAACTCGATGCCGTCACCGGGCAGTATCGACCACGTCCGGCTGCTTCGACCGAAGGTCTCGCCGAGGTGGTGGCGCCTTCACTGGAGAAGCTGTTCGCTGGTAAACCCGACGTGCAGAAGCAGGCCGTGCGACTGGCCGCCGAGCTGAAGGTTGCTTCCTCGCAGCCTCGATTGCGGGAGTATGCTCTGAACGACTCGGCCGATGTGCAGTTGCGAATCACCGCTCTGAAAGGGCTCGATCGAATTGCACCGACTGAAGCCGAGTTGGTCGTCGCCAAGCTGTTGAAAGCCGGGAAGCCGGAACTGCGAAGTGCGGCTCGCGAGATTGCTGTGGCTCGGCAGTATCCTCAGGCAACAGAGCTGTTGCGATCGGCGATCGAAAAGGGCTCGGTCTCCGAGCAACAGTCGGCCATTGGTCAACTGCAGCGCTTGAGTCAGGCCGATGCCGAGTCGATTCTTAGCGATCTGCTCAAGAAGGTGAAATCGGGGTCGCTCCCGCTGGCTCTGCATCTCGATGTGATGAACGCCGCGGAAGCGGTCCGCGGGACCGAACTTGAGAAGTTGCTCGCCGAGGTCAGGGTCGAGCAGAGCACCGGCGATCTGATGAGCGAGTATCGTGTTTGCCTCGAAGGGGGCGATGCGGAGCGGGGGAAGAGCATCTTCTTCGGCAATGCAGCCGCCTCGTGCCGCCGTTGCCACGTCGTGAACGGGCAGGGGGGCGGCGTGGGGCCGGACCTTTCGGCAGCCGGCAAAAAGTATGATCGAAGCTATCTGCTCGAATCGATTGTGAATCCCGACGCGAAGATCGCCAAAGGTTTCGAGACCGTGCTGATTGTCACGATCGAAGGGAAGGTGATCTCCGGAATCATTCGCGAGGAGACCGACGAAATGGTGACGCTGGTCAAGCCGCTGGGCGAGATCGTTCGCATTCCGCAGGACGACATTGAAGATCGGGCTCCCGGGAAATCGGGGATGCCGGCCGATCTGATCAAGCAGTTGTCCAAGGCGGAGGTTCGCGATCTCGTCTCCTATCTGGCGACGCTGAAGACGGAAGGCAACGTCGAAGCGCACGGCGAGGGGGAGTGA